In Microbacterium maritypicum, the following are encoded in one genomic region:
- a CDS encoding FadR/GntR family transcriptional regulator → MAVTDDAIAKIKAMIVSGELTPGDRLPPEKELSERLGLSRSSMREAVKALEVIRVLDVRRGDGTYVTSLEPHLLLEAISFVVDMHDDDSMLEIFAVRRMLESQASGLAATLGTDEQIAELQREVEGVDASVSIEELVDHDIRFHREIVAMAGNAYLASLIEHLSSQTVRARAWRGLTESGAVERTLSEHRAIADAVAQRDPALATSLTTAHIAGIERWLRHATAP, encoded by the coding sequence ATGGCTGTGACGGACGACGCGATCGCGAAGATCAAGGCGATGATCGTGTCGGGCGAGCTGACCCCCGGTGATCGCCTGCCTCCGGAGAAGGAGCTCTCCGAGCGGCTAGGTCTCTCCCGCAGCTCGATGCGCGAGGCGGTCAAGGCGCTCGAGGTCATCCGCGTGCTCGACGTGCGGCGCGGCGACGGCACCTATGTGACGAGCCTCGAGCCCCACCTGCTGCTGGAGGCGATCTCGTTCGTCGTCGACATGCACGACGACGACTCGATGCTCGAGATCTTCGCCGTGCGCCGGATGCTGGAGTCGCAGGCATCCGGCCTCGCCGCCACGCTGGGCACCGACGAGCAAATCGCCGAGCTGCAGCGCGAGGTCGAGGGCGTGGATGCCTCCGTGAGCATCGAGGAGCTCGTCGACCACGACATCCGATTCCACCGCGAGATCGTGGCGATGGCGGGCAATGCGTACCTCGCGAGCCTGATCGAGCACCTGAGCAGCCAGACCGTGCGTGCCCGCGCCTGGCGGGGCCTCACCGAGAGCGGCGCCGTCGAGCGCACCCTGTCGGAGCACCGGGCGATCGCCGACGCGGTCGCCCAGCGGGACCCCGCACTGGCGACCTCGCTGACGACCGCGCACATCGCCGGCATCGAGCGCTGGCTGCGCCACGCGACGGCGCCCTGA
- a CDS encoding cytoplasmic protein gives MITDDPTLTNPDHYRTLWENEHVRVLEYTDVPGDKTTPHDHPNSVMITLSDFSRRLSAGERTFDTALTSGQAVWIPAQRHSGENTGTTPTHTILVELKGDAAGEPMASTLGPEHPAEG, from the coding sequence ATGATCACCGACGATCCCACCTTGACCAACCCCGACCACTACCGCACCCTCTGGGAGAACGAGCACGTCCGCGTGCTCGAATACACCGACGTCCCCGGCGACAAGACGACGCCGCACGATCATCCGAACAGTGTGATGATCACCCTCAGCGATTTCTCTCGTCGCCTCAGCGCCGGGGAGCGGACGTTCGACACGGCCCTCACCTCCGGGCAGGCGGTCTGGATACCGGCGCAGCGTCACTCCGGCGAGAACACCGGGACGACGCCGACGCACACCATCCTCGTCGAACTCAAGGGCGATGCGGCGGGCGAACCGATGGCATCGACACTCGGGCCGGAACATCCCGCCGAGGGGTGA